Proteins co-encoded in one Kribbella qitaiheensis genomic window:
- a CDS encoding MMPL family transporter: protein MRNNRRWAWRAGIAAVLIGWLVLGAIGGPTVGRLSEVQENDNANFLPKQAESTLVNNESAKFVDSKALPYFVLIERDSGITADDVTKANAFLAKVPSIDLGAGKTIGQYLTAPAKTIIPSADKKALLITLELNGDNLDDVVKNGETALFAVADQMRGEIKQTLTPTGLKVYVTGPGGVFADFVTAFGGIDGILLGVALAVVFVILLIVYRSPVLPIAVLLTAVFGLALAALVVYPLAKNDVIGLNGQSQGILFILVVGAATDYSLLLVSRYKEELHDYESKYQAMRVAWRAAVEPIAASAATVILGLLCLLLSQLGSTKGLGPVGAIGIAGALISSMTFLPAILLAFGRRIFWPATPRLDHVHAKDQVGGRKLWGRVSGLVGRSPRKVWAISALALIACGLFLPTFKASGISQEDLFLNKVESVTGQEELAKHFDAGAGTPVQILTPVALADQVVQTATKVDGVAAASASIRPGTPPKVVDGKVLVQATLKVAADSPDATKVVKHLRTELDTVSPDILVGGNTAINLDVMDASNRDLKVIIPTILAVIFVVLMLLLRSVVAAILLVICNVLSFGATVGISALVFNHVFDFPGADASIPLYAFVFLVALGIDYSIFLMTRVREESIEQGTRPGILTGLAVTGGVITSAGVVLAATFSALGVVPILFLAQIAFMVGFGVLLDTTVVRSLLVPALSHDVGRHIWWPSKLAKAEQPDQKGQRWQAAASGR, encoded by the coding sequence GTGCGGAACAACCGGCGCTGGGCATGGCGGGCGGGAATCGCGGCGGTACTGATCGGCTGGCTGGTGCTGGGCGCGATCGGCGGGCCGACGGTCGGCCGGCTGAGCGAGGTCCAGGAGAACGACAACGCGAACTTCCTGCCCAAACAGGCCGAGTCGACCCTGGTCAACAACGAGTCGGCCAAGTTCGTCGATTCCAAGGCGCTGCCGTACTTCGTCCTGATCGAGCGCGACAGCGGGATCACCGCCGACGACGTCACCAAGGCGAACGCCTTCCTCGCCAAGGTGCCGTCGATCGACCTCGGTGCCGGCAAGACGATCGGCCAGTACCTCACCGCGCCGGCGAAGACGATCATCCCGTCGGCCGACAAGAAGGCATTGCTGATCACCCTCGAGCTGAACGGCGACAACCTCGACGACGTGGTCAAGAACGGCGAGACCGCCCTGTTCGCGGTCGCCGACCAGATGCGCGGCGAGATCAAGCAGACGCTCACCCCGACCGGCCTGAAGGTCTACGTGACCGGACCGGGTGGCGTGTTCGCCGACTTCGTCACCGCCTTCGGTGGGATCGACGGGATCCTGCTCGGCGTCGCTCTCGCCGTCGTCTTCGTGATCCTGCTGATCGTCTACCGCAGCCCGGTCCTGCCCATCGCAGTACTGCTGACCGCCGTCTTCGGGCTCGCGCTGGCGGCCTTGGTGGTCTATCCGCTGGCCAAGAACGACGTGATCGGGCTGAACGGCCAGAGTCAGGGCATCCTCTTCATCCTCGTCGTCGGCGCCGCCACGGACTATTCGTTGCTGCTCGTCTCGCGATACAAGGAAGAGCTGCACGACTACGAGAGCAAATACCAGGCGATGCGCGTCGCCTGGCGGGCAGCGGTCGAGCCGATCGCCGCAAGCGCGGCGACCGTCATCCTCGGTCTGCTCTGCCTGCTGCTGTCCCAACTCGGGAGCACGAAGGGTCTCGGCCCGGTCGGCGCCATCGGTATCGCCGGCGCGCTGATCTCCTCGATGACCTTCCTGCCCGCGATCCTGCTCGCCTTCGGCCGCCGGATCTTCTGGCCGGCCACTCCCCGCCTCGACCACGTGCACGCCAAGGACCAGGTCGGCGGCCGCAAGCTGTGGGGACGCGTCTCCGGCCTGGTCGGCCGCAGCCCGCGCAAGGTCTGGGCGATCAGCGCGCTGGCCCTGATCGCCTGCGGCCTCTTCCTGCCCACCTTCAAGGCCTCGGGCATCTCGCAGGAGGACCTCTTCCTGAACAAGGTCGAGTCCGTCACCGGCCAGGAGGAGCTCGCCAAGCACTTCGACGCGGGTGCCGGTACGCCGGTGCAGATCCTCACGCCGGTCGCGCTGGCCGATCAGGTGGTCCAGACCGCCACCAAGGTCGACGGCGTGGCGGCCGCCTCGGCGTCGATCAGACCGGGCACCCCGCCGAAGGTGGTCGACGGCAAGGTGCTGGTGCAGGCGACGCTCAAGGTCGCGGCCGACTCCCCCGACGCGACCAAGGTGGTCAAACACCTGCGGACCGAGCTGGACACGGTCAGCCCGGACATCCTGGTCGGCGGTAACACCGCGATCAACCTCGACGTGATGGATGCGAGCAACCGCGACCTCAAGGTGATCATCCCGACCATCCTCGCGGTCATCTTCGTGGTCCTGATGCTGCTGCTCCGGTCGGTCGTCGCGGCGATCCTGCTGGTGATCTGCAACGTGCTCTCGTTCGGCGCGACGGTCGGGATCAGCGCGCTGGTCTTCAACCACGTCTTCGACTTCCCCGGCGCGGACGCGTCGATCCCGCTCTACGCGTTCGTCTTCCTGGTTGCCCTGGGCATCGACTATTCGATCTTCCTGATGACCAGGGTCCGCGAGGAGTCGATCGAGCAGGGCACCCGGCCGGGCATCCTGACCGGGCTGGCGGTCACCGGCGGCGTGATCACCTCCGCCGGTGTCGTCCTCGCAGCCACCTTCTCCGCGCTGGGCGTAGTACCGATCCTGTTCCTGGCCCAGATCGCGTTCATGGTCGGCTTCGGCGTACTGCTCGACACCACGGTCGTCCGCTCCCTGCTCGTCCCCGCCCTCTCCCACGACGTCGGCCGCCACATCTGGTGGCCGAGCAAGCTCGCCAAGGCCGAACAGCCCGACCAGAAGGGCCAACGGTGGCAGGCCGCGGCTAGCGGGCGATAG
- a CDS encoding DUF427 domain-containing protein, which produces MKRTPAGPGQESVWDYPRPPAIVAGTEHIVVVLGGRLVAETRASWRILETSHPPTYYLPRAAFTAGSLRPADGTSYCEWKGLASYLDVVGGNQLAARQAWYYPEPSTQYAALIDHVAFYPAAMDTCTVDGEQVEPQPGNFYGGWITSRVVGPFKGEPGTDYW; this is translated from the coding sequence GTGAAGCGCACCCCAGCCGGCCCTGGCCAGGAATCGGTCTGGGACTACCCACGACCACCCGCGATCGTCGCCGGCACCGAACACATCGTCGTCGTCCTCGGCGGCCGGCTCGTCGCCGAGACGCGAGCCTCCTGGCGGATCCTGGAGACCAGCCATCCCCCGACGTACTACCTCCCGCGCGCAGCCTTCACCGCCGGCAGCCTCCGCCCCGCCGACGGCACGTCGTACTGCGAATGGAAGGGCCTCGCGTCCTACCTGGACGTTGTCGGCGGCAACCAGCTCGCGGCCCGCCAGGCCTGGTACTACCCCGAGCCCAGCACGCAGTACGCCGCTCTGATCGATCATGTGGCCTTCTACCCAGCCGCGATGGACACCTGCACCGTCGACGGCGAACAGGTCGAACCGCAGCCTGGCAACTTCTATGGCGGCTGGATCACCTCCCGGGTAGTCGGCCCCTTCAAGGGCGAACCCGGCACCGACTACTGGTGA
- a CDS encoding helix-turn-helix transcriptional regulator, whose amino-acid sequence MGGTVTVLVVSYAPDAGAVTAPAYVRLDELADGLAGHRLVLRNAAWPVVLFDDPADAIAAARVLREQAAGIPAGQLLRIALHSGVSQTAVVRHAERLNDVTNPGQTLLTALTAEGAPPAAELVDLGIHRLRDLGAGERLFALQSGAAGESAVPRSLVAVANNLPVMFTSFIGRRAELGAIKTQLAASRLMTLSGPGGSGKTRLAAQVAAESAERWPDGVWWIDLASVTDGGQVPELVASTVGVPAGDARLLTRQLRDRKLLLCLDNCEHLLDPVAELVVALQSTCPEITVLTTSREPLDIPGESVRRVPPLTVSEGPELFVERAGFVPAEGDAEAIRSICRRLDGIPLAIELAASWLRTLTPGQIEAGLDDRFALLVRNTRGVAARQQTLAASIDWSYDLLEAGERAVFRRLAVFSGGFTLDATRAVCEDPAVLETLGRLVDKSLVVAEEARYRLLETIREYAGTRLAEAGETEQVRELHLAYFLSVAENAVPLLDQNRDAWRAVIEPDRDNFRAALDHGLSAAEVSGRRLAAALPWLWNLGATGQEGIGYLRSAIALAPDDRSLLQARLLYGYATVADTASPFDFDAAERGLELATELGDDRLRAHCLALVAVGKFSTDFDAAWELCAEGRLLAESIEDVGARDANLALQCVFLVLRDRHEEARPLLGLVAGGLISRGERGIATTVVSLLASSLASTGELAEAVKTAERALAIAEPLGDFHRVGVARGQLAQLLAKSGEVEAALESMRPFLELVAGSPVPGLGQVMGDLYRRSGDLDRAIDWLRQATPTEGPAADSYWPAMTMPLLGTALREAGQVDEAAAILDRAVVLARRYKLPKILADALEQQGYLAMDQDPDKAADLFHESLTIRVDHGLRLYWPDSLAALTKLAKHTNRPLDTTRLAELSLDEAVAYVRRTRGTRGRPSTGWPSLTPTERQVVALAVEGLSNPEIGTRLYMSRGTVKTHLAHVYTKLNVANRTELAALAATIAR is encoded by the coding sequence ATGGGCGGGACCGTGACGGTGCTGGTGGTGTCGTATGCCCCCGATGCTGGCGCGGTCACAGCGCCGGCGTACGTGCGTTTGGACGAGCTGGCCGACGGTCTCGCAGGCCACCGGCTGGTACTACGGAATGCCGCGTGGCCGGTCGTGCTCTTCGACGACCCAGCCGATGCGATCGCCGCAGCGCGAGTACTGCGTGAGCAGGCGGCCGGGATTCCCGCGGGACAGCTGCTTCGGATCGCGCTCCACAGCGGTGTCTCGCAGACAGCAGTCGTCCGTCACGCCGAACGCCTGAACGACGTCACCAACCCGGGCCAAACCTTGCTGACAGCCCTCACCGCCGAGGGGGCACCGCCCGCGGCCGAGCTGGTGGACCTCGGCATCCACAGGCTCCGCGACCTTGGAGCCGGCGAACGCTTGTTCGCCCTTCAAAGTGGTGCTGCTGGGGAGTCGGCGGTGCCACGGTCGTTGGTGGCAGTCGCCAACAACCTGCCGGTGATGTTCACCTCGTTCATCGGGCGCCGGGCCGAGTTGGGCGCGATCAAGACCCAGCTCGCCGCGAGCCGGCTGATGACCTTGAGCGGTCCGGGTGGCAGCGGGAAGACCCGGCTGGCGGCTCAGGTCGCGGCCGAGTCGGCGGAGCGATGGCCGGACGGCGTGTGGTGGATCGACCTGGCCTCGGTCACCGACGGCGGGCAGGTGCCTGAGTTGGTGGCGTCGACCGTCGGCGTACCGGCCGGTGACGCTCGCCTGTTGACCCGACAGTTGCGGGATCGGAAGCTCCTGCTCTGCTTGGACAATTGCGAGCATCTGCTCGATCCGGTCGCCGAGTTGGTGGTCGCGCTGCAGAGCACCTGTCCGGAGATCACCGTGCTGACGACCAGCCGGGAGCCGTTGGACATCCCGGGTGAGTCGGTACGCCGGGTGCCGCCGCTGACGGTCAGCGAAGGGCCGGAGCTGTTCGTGGAGCGCGCCGGGTTCGTCCCGGCTGAGGGGGACGCGGAAGCGATTCGGTCGATCTGCCGCCGCCTGGACGGGATCCCGCTGGCGATCGAGTTGGCCGCCTCCTGGCTGCGCACCTTGACGCCGGGGCAGATCGAGGCTGGGCTGGACGATCGGTTCGCGCTACTGGTGCGGAACACGCGAGGTGTCGCGGCCCGGCAGCAGACGCTGGCGGCTTCGATCGATTGGAGCTACGACCTGCTCGAGGCCGGTGAGCGGGCGGTCTTCCGGCGGCTGGCGGTGTTCTCGGGCGGGTTCACGCTCGACGCGACCAGGGCGGTCTGCGAGGACCCCGCCGTACTGGAAACGCTCGGGCGATTAGTGGACAAGTCCCTCGTCGTCGCGGAGGAGGCGCGGTACCGGCTGCTGGAGACGATCCGTGAGTACGCCGGTACGCGGCTGGCCGAGGCCGGTGAGACGGAACAGGTGCGGGAGCTTCACCTGGCCTACTTCCTGAGCGTCGCGGAGAACGCCGTACCACTGCTCGACCAGAACCGAGATGCGTGGCGCGCGGTGATCGAGCCGGATCGCGACAATTTCCGCGCAGCTCTGGACCACGGCCTATCAGCAGCGGAAGTCTCCGGAAGACGGCTGGCTGCTGCCCTGCCGTGGCTGTGGAACCTGGGCGCTACTGGACAGGAAGGAATCGGCTACCTGCGCAGCGCGATCGCATTGGCGCCCGATGATCGATCATTGCTGCAGGCAAGATTGTTGTACGGGTATGCGACGGTCGCCGACACCGCCAGCCCGTTCGACTTCGACGCAGCCGAGCGCGGCCTCGAGCTCGCCACCGAACTCGGCGACGACCGGCTGCGAGCCCACTGCCTCGCTTTGGTTGCTGTTGGCAAGTTCTCCACCGACTTCGATGCCGCGTGGGAGCTGTGTGCCGAAGGCCGGCTGCTGGCCGAGTCGATCGAGGACGTCGGTGCCCGCGATGCCAATCTCGCCTTGCAGTGCGTGTTTCTGGTGCTGCGAGACCGGCATGAGGAGGCGCGTCCCTTGCTCGGACTTGTTGCCGGCGGCCTGATCTCCCGCGGCGAACGCGGGATCGCGACCACCGTCGTCTCCTTACTCGCCTCGAGCCTCGCCTCGACCGGTGAGCTGGCCGAGGCGGTGAAGACCGCGGAGCGGGCGCTGGCGATCGCTGAGCCGCTCGGCGACTTCCATCGGGTCGGCGTGGCCCGTGGCCAGCTCGCGCAGTTGCTCGCGAAGTCCGGCGAGGTGGAGGCCGCACTGGAGTCGATGCGCCCGTTCCTCGAACTCGTCGCGGGCTCGCCGGTTCCTGGTCTCGGTCAGGTGATGGGCGACCTCTACCGCCGGTCAGGGGACCTCGACCGCGCGATCGACTGGTTGCGACAGGCCACCCCGACCGAAGGTCCGGCCGCCGATTCGTACTGGCCGGCGATGACCATGCCGTTGCTGGGCACGGCACTTCGGGAGGCGGGACAGGTCGACGAGGCCGCCGCGATACTCGACCGCGCCGTCGTCCTCGCCCGTCGCTACAAGCTGCCGAAGATCCTCGCCGACGCGCTGGAGCAGCAGGGCTATCTAGCGATGGACCAGGACCCGGACAAAGCCGCGGACCTCTTCCACGAGTCCTTGACCATCCGCGTCGACCACGGCCTCCGCCTCTACTGGCCGGACAGCCTTGCAGCGTTGACGAAACTGGCCAAGCACACCAACCGCCCCCTCGACACCACCCGGCTGGCCGAGCTGAGCCTCGACGAAGCGGTTGCCTACGTACGCCGTACGCGCGGCACCCGCGGCCGCCCATCTACCGGCTGGCCAAGCCTCACTCCCACCGAACGCCAGGTGGTCGCCCTGGCCGTCGAGGGCCTCAGCAACCCCGAGATCGGCACCCGCCTCTACATGAGCCGAGGCACGGTCAAAACCCACCTGGCCCACGTCTACACCAAACTCAACGTAGCCAACCGCACCGAACTGGCCGCCCTCGCGGCAACTATCGCCCGCTAG
- a CDS encoding Nramp family divalent metal transporter, translating into MAETKPRDRGEQFNLLTKNLPAPQVRDLPEPPSQTWRIVGPGMVGAGVGLASGEFILWPYISSQVGLVFLWGAVVGIVIQWFLNMEIERYTLATGETALTGFNRYGKHWGLFFALMTYFANLWPGWATSSASMLTYLFGAGDPRWIAIGILLVIGAILTLAPVVYVMLERLIFVKIAAVALLVVLALIFAIRGKTYGALGHAVTHPEFPVNQLGFALMMGAIAYAGAGGGQNLCQSNWIRDKGFGMGVHVPRLTSPVTGEEEAEPTANGYTFPPDQPNLARWRRWWKFANVEQASTFVGITVITIIFTSMLAHATLFGNPAVENKISFLKIEGVTLQSLVGGWFGYLFWAIGAFSLFAAAAGIVDYTSRLAADMIKARYLRTSKVTESKLYFWLVWGLVAFGIIVLLAGLTQPLVLLVISACTAGTMMFVYSGLLWWMNSRALPRAIRITRLRTAVMVFSFLAFGFLAVFTVIDQVKKL; encoded by the coding sequence ATGGCGGAGACCAAACCCAGAGACCGTGGTGAGCAGTTCAATCTGCTGACCAAGAATCTTCCCGCGCCACAGGTGCGGGATTTGCCTGAGCCGCCCAGTCAGACGTGGCGGATCGTCGGGCCCGGGATGGTGGGGGCCGGTGTTGGGTTGGCCTCCGGAGAGTTCATTCTGTGGCCGTATATCTCCTCGCAGGTCGGCCTCGTGTTTCTCTGGGGCGCCGTCGTCGGCATCGTCATCCAGTGGTTCCTGAACATGGAGATCGAGCGGTACACGCTGGCAACTGGTGAGACAGCGTTGACCGGCTTCAACCGGTACGGCAAGCACTGGGGTTTGTTCTTCGCGCTCATGACGTACTTCGCGAACCTCTGGCCGGGCTGGGCCACCAGCTCCGCCTCGATGCTCACCTACCTCTTCGGCGCCGGCGATCCACGCTGGATCGCGATCGGCATCCTGCTGGTGATCGGTGCGATCCTGACCCTCGCGCCAGTCGTTTACGTGATGCTCGAGCGCCTCATCTTCGTCAAGATCGCGGCCGTCGCGCTGCTCGTGGTACTGGCGTTGATCTTCGCCATCCGCGGCAAGACGTACGGCGCGCTCGGCCACGCCGTCACCCACCCGGAGTTCCCGGTCAACCAGCTCGGCTTCGCGCTGATGATGGGTGCGATCGCGTACGCCGGGGCCGGCGGCGGGCAGAACCTCTGCCAGAGCAACTGGATCCGCGACAAGGGCTTCGGCATGGGCGTCCACGTCCCCCGCCTGACCTCACCAGTCACCGGAGAGGAAGAAGCCGAGCCGACCGCGAACGGCTACACCTTCCCACCCGACCAGCCGAACCTTGCCCGCTGGCGGCGCTGGTGGAAGTTCGCGAACGTCGAGCAGGCATCGACCTTCGTCGGCATCACCGTGATCACGATCATCTTCACCTCGATGCTTGCCCACGCGACCCTGTTCGGGAATCCCGCGGTGGAGAACAAGATCAGCTTCCTCAAGATCGAGGGCGTCACGCTGCAGTCCCTGGTCGGCGGCTGGTTCGGCTACCTGTTCTGGGCGATCGGCGCGTTCTCGCTGTTCGCGGCGGCGGCCGGGATCGTCGACTACACATCCCGACTGGCTGCCGACATGATCAAGGCCCGCTACCTGCGTACCTCGAAGGTGACCGAGTCGAAGCTCTACTTCTGGCTGGTCTGGGGATTGGTTGCCTTCGGCATCATCGTCCTGCTGGCCGGCCTGACCCAGCCACTGGTCCTGCTGGTCATCTCGGCCTGTACCGCGGGCACGATGATGTTCGTGTACTCCGGCCTGCTCTGGTGGATGAACTCCCGCGCCCTCCCCCGGGCCATCCGGATCACCCGCCTCCGCACCGCCGTCATGGTCTTCTCGTTCCTGGCCTTCGGCTTCCTCGCCGTCTTCACCGTCATCGACCAGGTCAAGAAGCTGTGA
- a CDS encoding MFS transporter: MTLEAGTEVVTPRERTGAIGTVEAPRRGRWIDVWDPEDAGFWAEKGRRVARRNLWPSIFAEFLGFSVWQLWSIVVVSLPAAGFAYSTDQMFWLVALPSLVGATLRLPYTFAVPKFGGRNWTMVSALLLLIPTTGLAFFVSRPDTPFWLMALVAATAGVGGGNFASSMTNISFFFPERDKGFALGINAAGGNLGVAVVQLLVPIVIVAGAGLTLGRAGLMWLPLILLAVVLAWRLMDNLSAATSSFRASIAAAKRPHTWVISFLYIGTFGSFIGFSAAFPLLIKTTFPHITVAHIAFLGALVGSVSRPFGGKLADRIGGAKVTVAAFLVMGLGILAAITALNAGSFTGFLLSFLVLFVASGAGNGSTYRMIPAVFRQTTLDLDGKPEPIRARREAAACIGIASAIGAYGGFLVPRGFAMSTGHFGSLVPALYSFCGFYVVCLAVTYFCYLRRGGPLSKERV, translated from the coding sequence ATGACGCTCGAGGCAGGGACTGAGGTCGTAACTCCGCGCGAGCGGACCGGTGCGATAGGTACGGTCGAGGCGCCCCGGCGGGGCCGCTGGATCGACGTCTGGGACCCCGAGGACGCCGGTTTCTGGGCCGAGAAGGGTCGCCGGGTGGCCCGGCGCAACCTGTGGCCGTCGATCTTCGCCGAGTTCCTCGGCTTCTCGGTCTGGCAGCTGTGGAGCATCGTCGTGGTGTCGCTGCCGGCGGCGGGCTTCGCCTACAGCACCGACCAGATGTTCTGGCTGGTCGCGCTGCCGAGCCTGGTCGGCGCCACCCTCCGGCTGCCGTACACGTTCGCCGTACCCAAGTTCGGTGGTCGCAACTGGACGATGGTGTCCGCGCTGCTGCTGCTGATCCCGACCACCGGCCTGGCGTTCTTCGTCAGCCGCCCGGATACCCCGTTCTGGCTGATGGCCCTGGTCGCGGCCACCGCGGGCGTCGGCGGCGGCAACTTCGCCAGCAGTATGACGAACATCTCCTTCTTCTTCCCCGAGCGGGACAAGGGCTTCGCGCTCGGGATCAACGCGGCCGGCGGCAACCTCGGCGTGGCCGTGGTCCAGCTGCTGGTGCCGATCGTGATCGTCGCGGGAGCCGGGCTCACGCTCGGCCGGGCCGGCCTGATGTGGCTGCCGCTGATCCTGCTGGCCGTCGTACTGGCCTGGCGCCTGATGGACAACCTGTCCGCGGCGACCTCGTCGTTCCGGGCCTCGATCGCGGCGGCGAAGCGGCCGCACACCTGGGTGATCTCCTTCCTCTACATCGGCACGTTCGGCTCGTTCATCGGCTTCTCGGCTGCCTTCCCGCTGCTGATCAAGACGACCTTCCCGCACATCACGGTGGCCCACATCGCCTTCCTCGGCGCACTGGTCGGCTCGGTCTCGCGGCCGTTCGGCGGCAAACTGGCCGACCGGATCGGCGGCGCCAAGGTGACGGTGGCGGCCTTCCTGGTGATGGGTCTCGGCATCCTGGCCGCGATCACCGCGCTGAACGCGGGCAGCTTCACCGGGTTCCTGCTCAGCTTCCTGGTGCTGTTCGTGGCCAGCGGCGCCGGCAACGGTTCGACGTACCGGATGATCCCGGCGGTCTTCCGCCAGACCACTCTTGACCTGGACGGCAAGCCGGAGCCGATCCGGGCCCGGCGGGAGGCGGCCGCCTGTATCGGGATCGCTTCGGCCATCGGTGCGTACGGCGGCTTCCTGGTACCGCGCGGCTTCGCGATGTCCACCGGGCACTTCGGCTCGCTGGTCCCGGCCCTGTACAGCTTCTGCGGCTTCTACGTCGTGTGTCTGGCAGTCACCTACTTCTGCTACCTGCGTCGCGGTGGCCCGCTCAGTAAGGAGCGTGTGTGA